A region from the Bactrocera dorsalis isolate Fly_Bdor chromosome 1, ASM2337382v1, whole genome shotgun sequence genome encodes:
- the LOC105222371 gene encoding target of rapamycin isoform X1, producing the protein MSTAALVQQFVAGLKSRNRNVQNKAAQDLFMYVKTELREMSQEDLVAFFDDFNHQIFSMVNSADINDKKGAVLAIKCLISGDVVNTMKRISPYYNHLRTLLPSNDTTVMEIAARTLVKLANLPGSKGAESIDFDIKRAFEMLSGDRQEYRRHAAVFILRELAIAMPTYFYQQISTFFDNIFNAIFDPKAAIRESAGEALRAALIVTSQRESTKQSTEPQWYKTCYQEASASFVAEPTGTKDQKGMTRDDCIHGGLIILNELFRCSHAAWERRYATLKSLLPDAQHNKFGEVIHSGSVGSQLTTLVPRLKAPFISKLGSTHMHLDHDAQHGGTHKFSSATVLESAYSREILTENYINICDNVLEQRTSKSPYVQQALLHILPRLAAFNREVFVQRYLQECVSHLLSIVPRKEKDRNIAYVTIGYIAVAVERDIDKHLRTIMCAIKIALPPKITPSKRKAAIDPAIFHCITLLAHAVKSGITEDVRNILEQMFFSGLSPALTVCLRELAENVPHLKSAIAEGLIRVLSQVLMNKPLAIPYQTLATIPLDPSINLQHDVPTVVLALKTLGSFNFEEQNMLDFVQRCADHFINHDQQEIRLEAVQTCTRLLKLAVQSADSTESSNTLSETVSHVIERLLIVAITDMDCNVRIRILRSLDETFDAELAQPESLSALFITLNDEIFEIRELAMVTVGRLSAMNPAYVMPKLRKIMIQLLTELEHSGMSRNKEQSARMLDHLIISTPRLISSYMHPILTILVPKLREADPNPGVILNVLRAIGDLAEVNGGSNEMEMWADDLLSILLEMLGDAGSPEKRGVALWTLGQLISATGRVVTPYHKYPGLIDILINFLKTEQRRSIRRETIRVLGLLGAMDPYKHKMNKGLIDSQKDSVLISLSDFKMDENQDISTAELLVNMSNVLDEYYPAVAIAALMRILRDPTLSSRHTSVVQAITFIFKSLGIKCVPYLAQVLPSLLENVRTADINLREFLFQQLAILVQIVKQHIISYMSDIFKLIKEFWTVYTTLQLTLINLIEQIALALGCEFRNYLSELIPQILRVLQHDTSKDRAVTKRLLQALQKFGNTLDDYLHLIVPPIVKLFDAPYVPQQVSLVALETIDHLAWILDFTDFSSRIIHPLVRVLEAEPELREQAMSTLCSVVIQLGKKYLVFVPLVERTITKHRIVDSKYEKLLTKIQSNTTMCLDDEFHMRQTKFKSTELVAPNSGGNFAMKRLIVSTSNLRAAWQVTRRVSKDDWVEWLKRLSIGLLKESRSQALRACHVLAQDYDKLLRDLFNAAFISCWTELLQEHKNELTQSLIQALQVTDMPEITQTILNLAEFMEHCDTDPIPIETKLLGTRAMACRAYAKALRYKEEEFQTHKDPQVLESLILINNKLQQKEAAEGLLTTYRNASNEFKVQGRWYEKLHNWEQALKHYSGNLKDNSNDLEARLGHMRCLEALGEWSELSSVAKQEWDNLGRDARSRAGPLAAVAAWGLQDWEAMQEYVRCIPEETQDGSFYRAVLAVHNEDFETAQRLIDGTRDLLDTELTSMAGESYERAYGAMVCVQMLAELEEVIQYKLIPERREPLKSMWWKRLQGGQRLVEDWRRIIQVHSLVVRPQEDVHTWLKYASLCRKSGSLHLSHKTLVMLLGTDPSTQPKEQLPYNQPQVTYAYTKHMAAAENMQGAYEQLSCFVNAFQAKLNCIGPEEAAKQDHRLLARCYLRLGKWQNKLQSSLEPEIVQGALDCFEKATENDPTCYKAWHLWAYMNFKVVQAQKQQLDKLAHTATNGDILQDKEKLIIEHAVQAVDGFFRSISLIKGNSLQDTLRLLTLWFDYGQYSEVYDALLTGMKTIEINTWLQVIPQLIARIDTHRKLVNQLIHHLLIDIGKYHPQALVYPLTVASKSASVARKNAAFKILESMRKHYPTLVQQAMTCSEELIRVAILWHEQWHEGLEEASRLYFADRNVKGMFDILEPLHALLARGPQTLKETSFSQAYGRELTEAYEWTQRYKTSSVLMDLDHAWDIYYHVFQKISRQLPQLTSLELPYVSPKLMTCKNLELAVPGSYNPNQDLIRIDHIKTNLQVITSKQRPRKLCLRGSNGKDYMYLLKGHEDLRQDERVMQLFSLVNTLLLDDPDTFRRNLAIQRYAVIPLSTNSGLIGWVPHCDTLHTLIRDYRDKRKMLLNQEHRLMLSVSPDYDHLTLMQKVEVFECALAQTQGDDLAKLLWLKSPSSEVWFERRTNYTRSLAVMSMVGYILGLGDRHPSNLMLDRMSGKILHIDFGDCFEVAMTREKFPEKIPFRLTRMLIKAMEVTGIEGTYRRTCESVMLVLRRNKDSLMAVLEAFVYDPLLNWRLLDMDKNHRSKSNNDPGGSGMAFGGGNGSLSNSVEEPLLHSQLMSANHLMGGALMVADITNSKASKVIKRVRSKLNGTDFQTQNSVAVPQQVDLLIQQATNNENLCQCYIGWCPFW; encoded by the exons ATGTCGACTGCAGCGCTTGTGCAGCAATTCGTTGCTGGTCTCAAGTCGCGTAATCGCAATGTGCAAAACAAAGCAGCACAAGATTTGTTCATGTACGTAAAAACGGAACTGCGTGAAATGTCCCAGGAGGATCTGGTAGCCTTCTTCGATGATTTCAACCATCAAATTTTCAGCATGGTGAATTCTGCCGATATAAACGACAAAAAAGGCGCTGTACTGGCTATAA AATGTTTAATCAGTGGCGATGTAGTAAATACAATGAAGCGTATTTCACCTTATTACAATCATTTGCGTACGCTGTTGCCTTCAAACGACACTACTGTAATGGAGATTGCAGCGCGCACATTGGTCAAACTGGCTAACTTGCCTGGATCAAAAGGCGCTGAATCTATTGATTTTGATATAAAGCGTGCATTCGAGATGTTGAGCGGTGATCGACAAGAG TATCGCCGTCATGCTGCAGTTTTTATACTACGTGAGCTCGCTATAGCCATGCCAACATatttttatcaacaaatttccacattttttgataatatttttaacgCAATATTCGATCCGAAAGCAGCTATTCGTGAATCGGCTGGCGAAGCCTTACGCGCCGCACTTATTGTAACTTCACAACGTGAAAGTACCAAACAATCAACTGAGCCACAGTGGTATAAAACTTGCTACCAAGAGGCAAGCGCTAGTTTTGTAGCCGAACCAACTGGCACAAAAGATCAAAAAGGCATGACACGTGATGATTGCATTCATGGCGGCCTGATAATTTTGAATGAACTCTTCCGTTGTTCACATGCCGCTTGGGAGCGTCGTTATGCAACGTTGAAGTCGCTTCTGCCCGATGCACAACACAATAAATTTGGCGAAGTTATACACTCCGGCTCAGTTGGCAGTCAACTAACCACCTTAGTGCCTCGCTTGAAAGCACCTTTTATAAGTAAGCTAGGTTCCACACACATGCATTTGGATCACGATGCACAACACGGCGGTACACATAAATTTTCATCG GCTACCGTGCTGGAGTCTGCATATTCACGTGAGATACTcacagaaaattatataaacatttgcGATAATGTGCTGGAACAGCGCACTTCGAAGTCACCTTATGTGCAGCAAGCGCTCTTACATATACTACCACGCCTCGCGGCCTTCAATCGCGAAGTATTCGTACAACGTTATTTGCAGGAATGCGTTAGTCACCTACTCAGCATTGTGCCACGTAAAGAAAAGGATCGCAACATTGCTTATGTAACTATTGGTTACATAGCTGTAGCCGTGGAGCGCGACATTGACAAGCATTTACGAACAATTATGTGCGCCATCAAAATAGCTTTACCACCAAAAATTACGCCAAGCAAGCGTAAAGCAGCCATTGACCCAGCAATTTTCCACTGTATAACATTGCTAGCGCACGCCGTCAAATCCGGCATAACAGAGGATGTGCGTAATATACTGGAGCAAATGTTTTTCAGTGGTCTCTCACCCGCTTTAACCGTTTGCTTGCGTGAACTCGCCGAAAATGTACCACATTTAAAGTCGGCCATTGCTGAAGGGCTCATACGTGTGCTCTCGCAAGTACTTATGAACAAACCACTGGCCATACCCTATCAAACACTTGCCACCATACCATTAGATCCATCGATTAATCTGCAACATGATGTGCCAACGGTGGTGTTGGCACTCAAAACGCTCGGCAGTTTCAATTTCGAAGAACAGAATATGTTAGATTTTGTACAACGTTGCGCCGACCATTTTATTAATCACGATCAGCAGGAGATACGTTTAGAGGCTGTACAGACGTGTACACGTCTATTAAAACTCGCCGTACAGTCTGCCGATAGCACAGAGAGTTCAAATACACTTAGCGAAACCGTGTCGCATGTCATCGAAAGACTGCTAATTGTCGCCATCACTGATATGGATTGCAATGTGCGTATACGCATACTGCGTTCGTTGGATGAAACCTTCGATGCTGAGTTGGCGCAACCCGAATCGCTAAGTGCACTGTTTATAACATTGAATGATGAGATTTTCGAAATACGCGAATTGGCTATGGTGACCGTCGGTCGGCTATCTGCCATGAATCCAGCCTATGTTATGCCTAAGTTGCGTAAAATTATGATACAACTTTTGACCGAATTGGAGCACTCTGGTATGAGTCGAAATAAGGAACAGAGCGCCAGGATGTTGGATCACTTGATAATCAGTACACCTAG ATTGATTTCATCTTACATGCATCCCATACTCACCATACTTGTACCGAAGTTACGTGAAGCCGATCCCAACCCAGGCGTTATATTGAATGTTTTGCGCGCAATCGGCGACTTAGCCGAAGTGAATGGCGGTTCCAACGAAATGGAAATGTGGGCCGACGATTTATTGTCAATTCTTCTAGAAATGCTGGGCGACGCTGGTAGTCCGGAAAAACGTGGCGTGGCACTTTGGACACTCGGCCAACTGATAAGCGCCACTGGTCGTGTAGTCACACCCTATCACAAGTATCCCGGTCTGATTGacatacttataaattttttgaaaacggaACAACGCCGCTCCATACGTCGTGAAACCATACGCGTACTCGGTTTATTGGGCGCAATGGATCCGTATAAGCATAAAATGAATAAAGGTCTAATTGATAGTCAAAAGGATAGTGTGCTCATTTCGTTGAGTGATTTCAAAATGGATGAGAATCAAGATATTTCCACAGCCGAATTACTTGTGAACATGAGTAATGTACTCGACGAATACTATCCAGCCGTCGCGATTGCCGCGCTGATGCGCATATTGCGCGATCCCACACTCAGCAGTCGTCACACCAGCGTCGTACAGGCCATTACTTTCATATTTAAGAGTCTCGGTATTAAGTGTGTGCCTTATTTGGCACAAGTGTTGCCCAGTTTACTGGAGAATGTACGTACGGCCGATATCAATTTGCGTGAATTTCTCTTCCAGCAATTGGCCATATTGGTGCAGATTGTTAAGCAGCACATCATCAGCTATATGAGTGACATTTTTAAGCTCATTAAAGAGTTCTGGACGGTCTATACGACGTTACAGTTGACACTGATCAACTTGATTGAGCAAATCGCCTTGGCTTTGGGCTGTGAATTTCGCAATTACCTATCAGAATTGATACCGCAAATTTTGCGTGTGCTGCAGCATGACACCTCCAAAGACCGTGCGGTAACCAAGCGTTTGCTACAGGCTTTGCAAAAGTTCGGCAATACTTTGGATGATTATCTGCATTTGATTGTACCGCCCATTGTGAAGCTCTTTGATGCGCCATACGTGCCGCAACAAGTCTCGCTGGTGGCTTTAGAAACCATCGATCATCTCGCATGGATACTTGACTTTACCGACTTCTCATCACGTATCATACATCCGTTGGTGCGCGTCCTGGAGGCCGAACCGGAGCTGCGCGAACAAGCCATGTCCACACTTTGCTCAGTGGTCATACAATTGGGGAAGAAGTATCTGGTCTTTGTGCCACTGGTCGAACGCACCATTACTAAGCATCGCATTGTCGactcgaaatatgaaaaacttttgacgAAAATACAAAGTAACACCACTATGTGCCTGGACGATGAGTTCCATATGCGACAGACCAAATTTAAATCCACCGAATTAGTTGCGCCCAACAGCGGCGGCAATTTCGCTATGAAACGACTCATCGTTTCCACAAGTAATTTACGTGCTGCCTGGCAGGTGACACGGCGTGTCTCCAAAGACGATTGGGTCGAATGGCTGAAACGTCTATCAATCGGTTTGTTGAAGGAATCACGTTCGCAGGCTTTGCGCGCCTGTCACGTGCTTGCTCAAGATTATGATAAACTACTACGTGATCTATTCAATGCGGCTTTCATCTCATGTTGGACTGAACTCTTGCAGGAGCATAAGAACGAGCTCACACAATCGCTTATACAAGCATTGCAAGTGACTGATATGCCGGAAATCACACAAACCATTTTGAATTTAGCCGAATTTATGGAGCATTGTGACACGGACCCAATACCAATAGAGACCAAACTGCTGGGTACACGTGCTATGGCGTGTCGCGCATACGCTAAAGCTTTACGTtacaaagaagaagaattccAAACGCATAAAGATCCGCAG GTGCTTGAGTCACTGATCCTCATCAACAACAAGCTACAACAGAAGGAAGCCGCTGAGGGCCTACTAACCACCTATCGCAACGCCAGCAATGAGTTCAAAGTACAAGGACGTTGGTATGAGAAATTGCACAACTGGGAGCAAGCGCTGAAACACTATTCCGGCAATCTAAAGGATAACAGTAATGATCTGGAGGCACGTTTGGGACACATGCGTTGCTTAGAGGCATTAGGCGAGTGGTCTGAGCTCAGCTCTGTGGCCAAACAAGAGTGGGACAATCTGGGTCGTGACGCCAGATCACGTGCTGGTCCCTTGGCGGCAGTTGCTGCATGGGGTCTGCAAGATTGGGAGGCGATGCAGGAATATGTGCGCTGCATACCGGAGGAAACGCAAGATGGCAGCTTCTATCGCGCCGTGCTTGCCGTACATAATGAAGATTTCGAAACGGCACAACGCTTAATTGATGGCACACGCGATTTGCTCGACACCGAGCTCACCTCCATGGCCGGTGAGTCGTACGAACGTGCCTATGGCGCCATGGTTTGCGTACAGATGTTGGCCGAATTGGAGGAGGTTATACAATATAAACTGATACCAGAACGCCGCGAACCGTTGAAGAGTATGTGGTGGAAACGTTTACAGGGCGGTCAACGTTTGGTCGAAGACTGGCGTCGCATCATACAGGTGCACTCATTGGTTGTGCGTCCGCAGGAAGATGTACACACTTGGCTGAAATACGCCAGTCTGTGTCGCAAATCCGGTTCGCTGCATTTATCGCACAAAACGCTCGTCATGCTGCTGGGCACCGATCCATCCACACAACCCAAAGAGCAATTGCCTTACAATCAGCCTCAAGTCACATATGCCTACACCAAGCATATGGCCGCTGCAGAGAACATGCAAGGCGCCTACGAGCAACTCAGTTGTTTTGTCAATGCTTTCCAAGCAAAGTTGAACTGCATCGGTCCAGAGGAAGCAGCGAAACAAGATCATCGCTTATTAGCGCGCTGCTATCTACGGCTCGGCAAGTGGCAAAACAAATTGCAGAGCTCGCTGGAACCGGAAATCGTGCAAGGCGCTTTAGATTGTTTCGAGAAGGCGACTGAAAATGATCCCACCTGCTACAAAGCGTGGCATCTATGGGCGTACATGAACTTCAAAGTGGTGCAAGCGCAGAAACAACAACTCGATAAGCTGGCGCACACCGCAACGAACGGCGACATATTGCAGGACAAAGAGAAACTTATCATTGAGCACGCCGTGCAGGCGGTCGATGGCTTCTTCCGTTCGATCAGCCTTATTAAAGGCAATTCGTTGCAAGACACACTCCGTCTGCTAACCCTCTGGTTCGATTATGGCCAGTATTCGGAAGTTTATGACGCTTTGCTAACCGGCATGAAGACAATTGAAATTAACACTTGGCTGCAAGTGATACCACAGCTAATAGCGCGCATTGACACCCATCGCAAGCTGGTCAATCAGTTGATACATCATCTGCTCATTGACATCGGCAAATATCATCCACAAGCTTTGGTCTATCCACTCACAGTGGCATCCAAGTCAGCATCGGTGGCGCGCAAAAACGCTGCCTTCAAAATACTGGAATCAATGCGTAAACACTACCCGACGCTGGTGCAGCAGGCCATGACGTGCAGCGAAGAGCTGATACGTGTCGCCATATTATGGCACGAACAATGGCATGAAGGACTGGAAGAGGCGTCGCGTCTTTACTTTGCCGATCGCAATGTAAAGGGAATGTTCGATATATTGGAGCCGTTACATGCGCTGCTTGCGCGTGGACCACAAACATTGAAGGAGACATCATTCTCACAAGCCTACGGTCGTGAGCTAACCGAAGCATACGAGTGGACTCAACGCTATAAAACATCATCCGTGTTGATGGACTTGGATCATGCTTGGGATATATATTATCATGTTTTCCAAAAGATATCACGTCAATTGCCGCAATTAACCTCACTTGAGCTGCCCTACGTCTCGCCCAAATTGATGACATGCAAAAATCTTGAGCTAGCCGTACCCGGTTCCTACAATCCCAACCAGGATTTGATACGTATCGATCATATCAAAACCAATCTGCAGGTGATCACTTCGAAGCAGCGTCCACGCAAGCTGTGTTTGCGCGGTTCCAACGGTAAGGACTATATGTATTTGCTGAAGGGACACGAAGATTTACGTCAAGATGAACGTGTTATGCAACTCTTCTCGCTGGTCAACACACTGCTACTAGACGATCCCGACACGTTCCGACGCAATTTGGCTATACAACGTTATGCCGTTATACCGTTGAGCACCAACTCGGGCCTCATCGGTTGGGTGCCGCATTGTGACACATTGCACACACTCATACGTGACTACCGTGACAAGCGAAAGATGCTACTAAATCAGGAACATCGTCTCATGTTGAGCGTATCACCCGATTATGATCATTTAACATTGATGCAAAAGGTCGAAGTGTTCGAGTGCGCACTGGCGCAAACACAGGGCGATGATTTGGCCAAATTGCTGTGGCTGAAGTCACCATCGTCCGAAGTGTGGTTTGAGCGTCGCACCAATTACACACGTTCACTCGCTGTTATGTCCATGGTGGGTTATATACTCGGCTTGGGCGATCGTCATCCCTCCAATCTGATGTTGGATCGCATGAGTGGCAAAATACTGCACATCGATTTCGGTGATTGCTTTGAAGTGGCAATGACGCGTGAGAAATTCCCCGAAAAGATACCTTTCCGACTGACACGCATGCTAATCAAAGCCATGGAGGTGACTGGCATTGAGGGTACCTATCGACGCACTTGTGAAAGTGTCATGTTGGTATTGCGACGCAACAAAGACTCACTAATGGCAGTGCTGGAAGCATTCGTCTACGACCCGCTGCTCAATTGGCGTTTACTCGATATGGACAAAAATCATCGCTCCAAATCGAATAACGATCCGGGCGGTTCCGGCATGGCGTTCGGTGGCGGCAATGGCAGTCTCAGCAACTCCGTCGAAGAACCACTTCTGCACAGTCAACTAATGAGTGCCAATCACCTGATGGGTGGCGCGCTAATGGTCGCCGACATAACAAACAGCAAGGCGAGCAAAGTTATCAAGCGTGTGCGCAGCAAATTGAATGGCACAGATTTCCAAACTCAAAATAGTGTGGCAGTGCCGCAACAAGTGGATCTGCTCATACAGCAGGCAACCAATAATGAAAATCTATGCCAGTGCTATATTGGCTGGTGCCCATTCTGGTAA